The Besnoitia besnoiti strain Bb-Ger1 chromosome Unknown contig00115, whole genome shotgun sequence genome includes a window with the following:
- a CDS encoding uncharacterized protein (encoded by transcript BESB_018910): MRIFEKPTFVYKLYEYHDIHFGSRLLNVSLYGIHGSDSCWPGTCFSNWMNAFYAWYAWIILDSSIV, encoded by the coding sequence cgtatatttgaaaaaccaacatttgtatacaagctgtacgaatatcatgacattcactttggtagtcgccttcttaatgttagtctgtacggaatacacggatcggattcttgttggcctggcacctgttttagtaactggatgaacgctttttacgcctggtatgcatggataatactcgactcttctatagtttaa